From one Melioribacteraceae bacterium genomic stretch:
- a CDS encoding TonB-dependent receptor, which yields MVFLLFLLPTFLLGQHPDIHLSGIVLDGETNRPIENVNIRTTGEDIFTTTKADGSFDLIFSELGIYQLKITHVAYKEELKTIDLEKVNHQQLILYLIPKAIDMAPVIVSGQNIMSKFDEIYESSNVLRGKELQRELGLSLAATLKNETGLAIRSMGPAPARPVIRGLGGDRVLITEDGNKTVDLSATSPDHAVTIEPFGVNKIEVLRGPKVLIHTPTTLGGVVNVVRDEIPIEVHDKIYGVFGTYGESANNGYLGSLITEVPLKPFALRLEGSRRKTENLNTPVGKLDNSYSQNYNWSLGGSYFPAFGMVGISYRDFNLDYGIPGGFIGAHPNGVDIEMYKRQFNTKVFIDLPSKSFDNIEAHFSTAVYRHKEFESGGLIGSEFKIRSYLGYINLNYKGFGFLSNGTFGLSSEYRDFDIGGFVFTPQSYSFNFSTYVYESFNYNNFSFEFGARYNFDKISPDTPKPDAKIGNIQERDYHTYSLSLSALYSFTNIVHFGINLNKSSRVPTIEELFSEGPHLAAYSYEIGNPQLEDERGWGMEFFVFHNFSDLYFHLNVFRNDLGYYIIPRNTGETNFATFLPIYQTEGVAALFYGVEGQVSYRFWNHFKIGFTLSYTRGKIKDSDKSLPQIPPLKGNVEISYSTDQWSIGINSELAASQNDVDEFEEPTVGFAVLNSYFQYSLNAGDLIHNFSLSVDNILNKEYRNHLSRVKSILPEAGRNFRLTYKLYFHI from the coding sequence GTGGTCTTTCTACTTTTTTTACTTCCAACATTTTTATTAGGACAACATCCCGACATACATCTTTCCGGAATTGTTCTTGATGGCGAGACAAATAGACCAATTGAAAATGTGAATATCCGAACAACAGGCGAGGATATTTTTACAACCACAAAAGCAGATGGAAGTTTTGATCTAATCTTCTCTGAACTTGGAATTTATCAATTAAAAATCACGCACGTTGCATACAAAGAAGAACTAAAAACAATCGATCTGGAAAAAGTTAACCACCAGCAGCTAATTTTATATCTCATTCCGAAAGCAATTGATATGGCTCCTGTAATTGTATCAGGACAAAACATAATGTCCAAGTTTGATGAAATTTATGAATCGTCAAATGTTTTACGCGGAAAAGAATTACAAAGAGAACTTGGATTAAGTCTTGCCGCTACATTAAAAAATGAAACAGGATTAGCCATTCGGTCAATGGGCCCTGCACCTGCACGACCTGTGATTCGCGGACTCGGTGGCGATAGAGTTTTGATCACAGAAGATGGAAATAAAACTGTTGACCTCTCTGCCACTTCACCAGATCACGCTGTTACCATCGAACCTTTTGGAGTAAACAAAATTGAAGTATTGCGCGGACCCAAAGTATTGATTCATACTCCTACAACTTTAGGTGGAGTTGTAAATGTTGTTAGAGATGAAATCCCAATAGAAGTTCATGATAAAATTTACGGAGTATTTGGAACCTACGGTGAGAGTGCAAATAATGGTTATTTGGGTTCTCTAATTACAGAAGTACCTCTTAAACCATTTGCGCTGAGGTTAGAAGGAAGTAGAAGAAAAACTGAGAATTTGAATACTCCTGTAGGAAAACTTGATAATTCTTATTCGCAAAATTATAATTGGAGTCTCGGTGGAAGTTACTTCCCAGCATTTGGGATGGTTGGTATCTCTTATAGAGATTTTAATTTAGATTATGGTATCCCGGGAGGATTTATCGGCGCCCATCCAAACGGTGTAGATATTGAAATGTACAAACGACAATTTAACACAAAAGTTTTTATTGATTTGCCTTCGAAATCTTTCGACAACATCGAAGCACATTTTAGCACTGCAGTTTACCGGCATAAAGAATTTGAATCGGGTGGATTAATCGGTTCCGAATTCAAAATAAGAAGTTACTTGGGTTATATTAATCTCAATTATAAAGGATTCGGATTTCTTAGTAATGGTACATTCGGATTATCTTCGGAGTATCGAGACTTTGATATTGGTGGATTTGTATTTACTCCACAATCTTATTCGTTTAATTTCTCAACCTACGTTTACGAGTCATTTAACTACAATAATTTTAGTTTTGAGTTCGGTGCTAGATATAATTTTGATAAGATTTCACCTGATACTCCAAAGCCGGATGCTAAAATCGGTAATATCCAAGAGCGAGATTATCACACTTATTCGTTATCGCTATCTGCGTTGTATTCTTTTACCAACATTGTTCATTTCGGAATCAATCTAAATAAATCCTCCAGAGTTCCAACCATTGAAGAATTATTTTCAGAGGGTCCACATCTTGCCGCATATTCTTATGAAATTGGAAATCCACAATTAGAAGATGAACGTGGTTGGGGTATGGAATTTTTTGTGTTCCACAATTTCAGTGATCTTTATTTTCATCTCAATGTATTTCGAAACGATTTGGGTTATTATATAATACCCAGAAATACCGGGGAAACTAACTTTGCAACATTTCTACCAATCTATCAAACCGAAGGTGTAGCCGCTCTATTTTATGGAGTGGAAGGACAGGTCAGTTATAGATTTTGGAATCATTTTAAGATTGGTTTTACTTTGAGTTACACGAGAGGTAAAATCAAAGATTCTGATAAATCTCTCCCACAAATTCCTCCCTTAAAGGGGAACGTTGAAATAAGTTATTCAACAGATCAATGGTCAATTGGAATTAACTCCGAATTAGCCGCTTCACAGAATGATGTTGATGAATTCGAAGAACCAACAGTAGGATTTGCAGTCTTAAATTCATATTTCCAATATTCATTAAATGCGGGAGATTTAATTCATAACTTTTCATTGAGCGTAGATAATATTCTCAACAAAGAATACCGCAATCATTTGTCTCGTGTAAAATCAATACTTCCGGAAGCCGGTAGAAACTTTAGACTTACTTATAAATTGTATTTTCATATCTAA
- the pruA gene encoding L-glutamate gamma-semialdehyde dehydrogenase, whose translation MSNAYFKVPVPINEPVKSYIPGSPEREALTKRISELKSQQIEVPLIIGGEEVKTGNTQEMVIPHNHKHVLGVYHKAGKKEVDMAIEAALEARKKWADMPWEQRAAIFLKMADLLAGPWRATLNAATMLGQSKTVYQAEIDSACELIDFYRFNTYYMTQIMSDQPYSPAGMWNRVEYRPLEGFIFAVTPFNFTSIAGNLPTAPAIVGNVSLWKPASSSVYSGYWLMKLFEEAGLPKGVINYVPGSGGQVGNPVMESPHLAGIHFTGSTSVFQGMWKTIGNNLSKMKYYPRIVGETGGKDFIFAHNSADVDALVVAALRGAFEYQGQKCSAASRMYVPKSIWSEFKTKYVAEVKKIKMGDVEDFTNFFAAVIDDAAFKSITEYIDYAKESKDAEIITGGNYDDSKGYFIEPTTIVTTDPMFKTMQEEIFGPVLTIYVYEDEKFDEALDLCDTTSPYALTGAIWAQDRYALIKMSDKLKNAAGNFYINDKPTAAVVGQQPFGGGRASGTNDKAGSAMNLLRWMSVRTMKETFDPPKDWKYPFMQK comes from the coding sequence ATGTCTAACGCGTATTTCAAGGTTCCGGTACCTATTAACGAACCAGTAAAAAGTTACATCCCAGGAAGTCCCGAAAGAGAAGCACTTACTAAAAGAATAAGTGAATTAAAATCACAACAAATTGAAGTTCCATTGATTATCGGTGGTGAAGAAGTCAAAACTGGTAACACTCAGGAAATGGTTATTCCTCACAACCATAAACATGTTCTTGGAGTTTACCACAAAGCAGGCAAAAAAGAAGTTGATATGGCAATTGAAGCAGCTCTTGAAGCCAGAAAAAAATGGGCTGACATGCCTTGGGAACAACGTGCTGCTATATTCTTAAAGATGGCTGATTTACTTGCCGGTCCATGGCGGGCAACTTTAAATGCTGCTACAATGCTCGGTCAATCCAAAACAGTTTATCAGGCAGAAATTGATTCAGCATGTGAGCTGATTGATTTTTACAGATTCAATACTTATTACATGACACAAATTATGTCAGATCAACCTTACTCTCCCGCAGGAATGTGGAATCGAGTTGAATACAGACCGCTTGAAGGTTTTATATTCGCAGTAACTCCTTTTAACTTTACATCTATTGCGGGTAATTTACCTACAGCTCCTGCAATAGTTGGTAACGTATCACTATGGAAACCAGCATCAAGCTCGGTTTACTCAGGTTATTGGTTAATGAAATTGTTCGAAGAAGCTGGTCTGCCGAAAGGTGTTATTAATTATGTTCCCGGTTCAGGTGGACAAGTCGGTAATCCTGTAATGGAAAGTCCACATTTAGCTGGAATTCATTTTACAGGTTCGACATCAGTATTTCAAGGTATGTGGAAAACTATCGGTAATAATTTATCGAAGATGAAATATTATCCAAGAATCGTTGGTGAAACAGGCGGTAAAGATTTTATCTTTGCTCATAACTCCGCAGATGTTGATGCACTTGTAGTTGCCGCACTTCGCGGGGCGTTTGAATATCAAGGACAAAAATGTTCTGCCGCTTCAAGAATGTACGTTCCGAAATCTATCTGGAGTGAATTCAAAACTAAATATGTTGCGGAAGTAAAGAAAATCAAAATGGGTGATGTAGAAGACTTCACTAATTTCTTTGCCGCCGTAATTGATGATGCAGCTTTCAAATCTATTACAGAATATATTGACTACGCAAAAGAATCTAAAGATGCTGAAATTATAACCGGCGGAAATTACGATGATTCAAAAGGTTATTTTATTGAACCGACTACAATTGTTACAACAGATCCAATGTTTAAAACAATGCAGGAAGAAATCTTCGGTCCGGTATTAACTATTTATGTTTACGAAGATGAGAAATTTGATGAAGCATTGGATTTATGTGATACAACTTCACCTTATGCGTTAACCGGTGCAATCTGGGCACAAGATAGATATGCGTTGATCAAAATGTCGGATAAGCTAAAAAATGCTGCAGGTAATTTTTATATAAATGATAAACCAACCGCCGCAGTTGTTGGTCAACAACCATTCGGTGGCGGAAGAGCGAGCGGTACAAATGATAAAGCCGGCAGTGCTATGAATTTGTTGAGATGGATGTCGGTTAGAACAATGAAAGAAACTTTCGATCCGCCAAAAGATTGGAAGTATCCGTTTATGCAGAAATAA
- a CDS encoding thioredoxin family protein: protein MKRFKLISLFLFISLALFASEAKVGEAAPNFTLKDSNGNEHSLADFKGKYVVLEWINYDCPFVKKHYESGNMQMLQEKYTAKDVVWLTICSSVPGKQGNFENEEINKRSSDHKAKFTAYLIDDTGATGKAYGAKTTPHMYVITPKGVLEYAGGIDDIPSADQDDIAKATNYVAKALDELMSGKEVEVKTSKPYGCSVKY, encoded by the coding sequence ATGAAAAGGTTCAAATTAATTTCGTTGTTTCTATTTATATCATTAGCACTTTTCGCATCAGAAGCAAAAGTGGGTGAAGCGGCACCAAACTTTACTTTGAAAGACAGTAATGGAAATGAACATTCACTTGCCGATTTTAAAGGTAAGTATGTTGTTTTGGAATGGATAAATTATGATTGTCCTTTCGTGAAGAAACATTATGAAAGCGGCAACATGCAAATGCTTCAAGAAAAATATACCGCAAAAGATGTAGTTTGGTTAACAATCTGTTCCTCTGTTCCGGGCAAGCAAGGTAATTTTGAAAACGAAGAAATCAATAAGAGATCAAGCGATCATAAAGCAAAGTTTACCGCATACTTGATTGATGATACGGGCGCAACCGGGAAAGCATATGGTGCAAAAACAACACCTCATATGTACGTAATCACTCCTAAGGGTGTGTTAGAATATGCAGGTGGTATTGATGATATACCATCGGCAGATCAAGATGATATAGCCAAAGCTACAAATTATGTAGCCAAAGCATTGGATGAATTAATGTCAGGGAAAGAAGTTGAAGTAAAAACTTCAAAACCATACGGGTGTTCTGTAAAGTATTAA
- a CDS encoding nitroreductase family protein — MKKRSQEFSNFLKKRRTIREYSSLDFPNEIILNCIKAAGSSPSGANMQPWHFVIVKDPEVKKKIREGAEKEEREFYGGKAPDEWLQALEQFETNAEKPFLEYAPYLIIIFEKKYGIDDTGNKVKHYYTKESVGIATGVLITALHNCGLATLTHTPSPMNFLNEILNRPENEKPYLILVTGFPKEGTRVPNISKKSIDEMCTIV; from the coding sequence ATGAAAAAACGTTCACAAGAGTTCTCGAATTTTCTAAAAAAAAGGAGAACCATTCGCGAATATTCTTCACTAGATTTTCCGAATGAGATTATTTTGAATTGCATTAAAGCAGCCGGCTCATCTCCGAGCGGAGCCAATATGCAGCCTTGGCATTTTGTAATAGTTAAAGACCCGGAAGTAAAAAAGAAAATTAGAGAAGGGGCAGAGAAAGAAGAACGTGAGTTTTACGGTGGTAAAGCACCTGATGAATGGCTTCAAGCTCTGGAACAATTTGAAACAAATGCAGAAAAACCCTTTCTCGAATATGCCCCGTATTTAATCATAATCTTCGAAAAGAAATACGGTATAGATGATACGGGAAATAAAGTAAAACATTACTATACAAAAGAATCGGTTGGAATTGCAACCGGAGTTTTAATTACTGCCTTACATAATTGTGGGTTGGCAACATTAACACATACTCCAAGTCCAATGAATTTTTTGAATGAAATTCTTAATCGACCTGAAAACGAGAAACCATATTTGATTCTTGTTACCGGTTTTCCTAAAGAAGGGACAAGAGTTCCTAACATCTCTAAAAAGTCAATTGATGAAATGTGTACAATCGTTTAA
- a CDS encoding FAD-binding oxidoreductase: MKCKILMTEFVTHDVKSFIVEKPKDYTFNPGQATEVNIDDDKWRKEKRPFTFTSMAEDEVLQFIVKKYPDHEGVTDKMHELKSGDKIEIGDAWGAIQYEGKGVFIAGGAGVTPFIAILRDLKTKGEIEGNKLLFSNKEERDIILEKEFKDLLGDDFITTLTQEKNTKHHNGRIDEQFLKNNVKDFSQNFYVCGPPKFIESITQILKNLGAEPDSVVIEE; encoded by the coding sequence ATGAAATGTAAAATTCTTATGACCGAATTTGTCACACATGATGTAAAAAGCTTTATAGTTGAAAAACCAAAAGACTATACTTTTAATCCTGGTCAGGCAACAGAAGTAAATATTGACGATGATAAATGGCGAAAAGAAAAACGACCTTTTACTTTTACTTCCATGGCAGAAGATGAAGTATTACAGTTCATCGTTAAAAAATATCCTGATCATGAAGGTGTAACTGATAAAATGCATGAGTTGAAGTCAGGTGATAAAATCGAAATTGGAGATGCATGGGGTGCAATACAGTATGAGGGTAAAGGTGTCTTCATTGCAGGAGGTGCAGGCGTTACTCCCTTTATTGCAATTCTACGTGACTTAAAAACCAAAGGTGAAATAGAAGGCAATAAACTTTTGTTTTCTAATAAAGAAGAAAGAGACATAATTCTTGAAAAAGAATTTAAAGATTTACTTGGGGATGATTTCATTACTACACTAACACAAGAGAAAAACACAAAACATCACAATGGAAGAATTGATGAACAATTCCTCAAAAATAATGTTAAAGATTTTTCGCAGAACTTTTATGTATGCGGGCCGCCAAAGTTCATTGAGAGCATCACTCAAATTTTAAAAAATCTTGGAGCTGAACCGGATTCAGTTGTGATTGAAGAATAA
- the aspA gene encoding aspartate ammonia-lyase: protein MSNLDLNNFLSRIELFKELSEQELDSISGILDKRYYKPGDFLFSENVQRKNLFLIAKGEIELFKKSPFGDEKRLAIFTMYDFIGEGALLDDSPHSTSARAIGEAEILVINRDKFRELFNENAAIGFKILANIAKVISRRMRSANTRVINIAAQYQSGRTRKEHDLLGDREVPYEFYYGVQTLRGMENFNISGVTLASFPTLIEGLAMVKLAAAQANHELGLLSREISDAIVHACTDIINGRFHSHFVVDMIQGGAGTSTNMNANEVIANRALEIMGYEKGDYDHCHPNNHVNLSQSTNDAYPTAVKIALINSNKKLIEVLQDLIESFHNKAKEFSNVIKMGRTQLQDAVPMTLGQEFEAYAVTLAEEIVRLEQNAKLFLEVNMGATAIGTGINSDPDYSEKVVKHLRDVTELDIILAENLVEATQDTGAFVMYSSAVKRLAIKLSKICNDLRLISSGPRTGINEINLPPMQPGSSIMPGKVNPVIPEVVNQIAFKVIGNDLTVTLAAEGGQLELNVFEPVIVQSLFESIEMLKNGMMTLKYKCIDGITANERRCRELVENSIGLVTALNPVLGYEKSTKLAKEALEQDRGVYELVLEKKWLTKHQLDDLLKPENMVKPRKYK, encoded by the coding sequence ATGAGTAACCTCGATCTAAACAATTTCCTTTCACGAATTGAACTATTCAAAGAACTTTCCGAACAAGAATTAGACAGTATTTCCGGAATATTAGATAAAAGATATTACAAGCCCGGCGATTTTCTCTTTAGCGAAAACGTACAAAGAAAGAATTTATTCCTTATTGCCAAAGGGGAAATTGAACTTTTCAAAAAATCACCATTTGGCGATGAAAAAAGATTAGCAATATTCACCATGTATGACTTTATAGGCGAAGGTGCGTTGCTAGATGATTCACCTCACTCAACTTCGGCTAGAGCTATTGGTGAAGCTGAAATTCTAGTTATTAACCGCGATAAGTTTAGAGAATTATTTAATGAAAACGCTGCAATCGGTTTTAAGATTCTTGCAAATATTGCAAAAGTAATTTCACGAAGAATGCGTTCCGCGAATACTCGTGTAATTAATATTGCGGCTCAATATCAATCCGGACGTACACGTAAAGAGCACGATTTGCTTGGAGATAGAGAAGTACCATATGAATTTTATTATGGAGTTCAAACTTTACGCGGAATGGAAAACTTTAACATCAGCGGCGTTACTTTAGCTTCTTTTCCAACTTTGATTGAAGGGCTAGCTATGGTGAAACTTGCCGCAGCTCAAGCTAATCATGAACTTGGACTCCTTTCAAGAGAAATCAGTGATGCAATTGTTCACGCATGTACGGATATTATTAATGGAAGATTTCACAGTCATTTTGTTGTTGATATGATTCAGGGCGGGGCTGGTACTTCGACAAATATGAATGCAAACGAAGTAATTGCAAATCGCGCACTTGAAATCATGGGCTATGAAAAAGGGGATTACGATCATTGTCATCCAAATAATCATGTCAATCTTTCTCAATCAACAAATGATGCGTATCCAACTGCTGTTAAAATCGCATTGATCAACAGCAACAAAAAATTAATTGAGGTTCTGCAAGATCTCATTGAATCATTTCACAATAAAGCTAAAGAGTTTTCAAATGTTATAAAAATGGGACGAACCCAACTTCAAGATGCCGTTCCCATGACACTCGGACAAGAATTTGAAGCATACGCAGTAACGTTAGCGGAAGAGATTGTACGACTTGAACAAAATGCAAAACTATTTTTAGAAGTAAACATGGGTGCAACGGCAATCGGTACTGGCATTAACTCTGATCCGGACTATAGCGAAAAAGTCGTTAAACATTTACGCGATGTAACAGAACTAGATATTATACTTGCCGAAAATTTAGTTGAAGCAACACAAGATACAGGTGCATTCGTGATGTATTCTTCAGCCGTTAAGAGATTGGCTATAAAGCTTTCAAAAATTTGTAATGATCTTAGATTAATTTCATCAGGACCTCGTACGGGAATAAATGAGATAAATCTTCCGCCGATGCAACCCGGCTCGTCCATAATGCCGGGAAAAGTGAATCCGGTTATTCCAGAAGTTGTAAACCAAATTGCATTTAAAGTGATAGGCAATGATTTAACAGTAACTCTTGCGGCCGAAGGCGGTCAATTAGAGTTAAATGTTTTTGAACCGGTAATAGTCCAAAGTCTTTTCGAATCCATCGAAATGTTAAAAAACGGCATGATGACTTTGAAATACAAGTGCATCGATGGAATTACGGCAAACGAGAGACGATGTCGTGAACTTGTAGAAAATTCAATTGGATTAGTAACAGCTTTGAATCCTGTGCTTGGCTATGAAAAATCTACGAAACTAGCTAAAGAAGCACTCGAACAAGATCGTGGAGTTTATGAATTAGTATTGGAAAAGAAATGGCTGACTAAACATCAACTAGATGATTTACTAAAACCTGAAAACATGGTTAAACCGAGGAAGTATAAGTAA
- a CDS encoding ATP-grasp domain-containing protein, translated as MLALKKLGANVILLTSQSLESANWPREYLDDIYYMPDVNKEWNMNDVINAVSYLARSVKIDRIVALDDFDVEKAAKLREHLRVPGMGDTTARYFRDKLAMRMRAKEVGINAPEFVHILNYDEIKIFIRLFDPPYVLKPRMQAGAIGIKKITSPSELWNAIENLGDDQSFYLLEQFIPGDIYHVDSIIYNNEIKFAITSKYGHPPMEVAHEGRVFTSRTIQKETNEDKALKLMNIQVLNAMGLLRGVSHTEFIKAKSDGKFYFLETSARVGGANLHELVKAASGINLWEEWAKIELLGGKGDYELPSIENNHAAILLSLAKQEWPDMNAFHDEEVVWRLNKKNHVGVIVKSENYDRITELINEYVKKFYDEFFASYPAPEKPTD; from the coding sequence ATGTTAGCTCTTAAAAAGTTAGGCGCTAACGTAATTTTACTGACTTCACAAAGTTTGGAAAGTGCAAACTGGCCTAGAGAGTATTTAGACGATATTTATTATATGCCCGATGTAAACAAAGAATGGAATATGAATGATGTCATTAATGCAGTTAGTTATTTAGCACGCTCCGTTAAAATAGATAGAATTGTTGCTCTCGATGATTTTGATGTTGAGAAGGCAGCAAAGTTAAGAGAACATTTACGCGTTCCCGGTATGGGTGATACAACTGCTCGGTACTTCAGGGATAAACTTGCAATGCGAATGCGGGCAAAGGAAGTTGGAATCAATGCACCCGAATTTGTTCACATATTGAATTATGATGAAATTAAAATTTTTATAAGACTTTTTGATCCACCTTATGTTTTAAAACCAAGAATGCAAGCCGGTGCAATTGGAATTAAAAAAATTACTTCACCTTCAGAACTTTGGAATGCCATAGAAAATCTTGGTGATGATCAGTCTTTTTACCTTTTGGAACAGTTTATTCCCGGAGATATTTATCATGTGGATTCGATTATATACAACAATGAGATAAAGTTTGCAATTACGAGCAAGTACGGTCATCCACCGATGGAAGTTGCTCATGAAGGTAGAGTTTTTACAAGCCGGACTATCCAAAAAGAAACGAATGAAGACAAAGCATTGAAGTTAATGAACATACAAGTATTAAACGCAATGGGGTTGCTTCGCGGAGTTTCTCATACCGAATTTATAAAAGCTAAAAGCGATGGTAAGTTTTATTTTCTTGAAACATCCGCACGTGTAGGAGGAGCAAATTTGCATGAACTTGTTAAAGCCGCAAGTGGAATTAATCTCTGGGAAGAATGGGCAAAAATTGAATTGCTTGGCGGCAAAGGCGATTATGAATTACCAAGTATTGAGAACAATCATGCTGCAATTTTACTTTCACTTGCTAAACAAGAATGGCCGGATATGAATGCTTTCCATGATGAAGAAGTCGTTTGGCGACTAAACAAAAAAAATCACGTGGGAGTAATTGTAAAATCAGAAAACTATGATAGAATTACCGAATTGATTAATGAATATGTGAAAAAATTTTACGATGAATTTTTTGCAAGTTACCCTGCACCGGAAAAGCCTACGGATTAG